The Yersinia intermedia genome window below encodes:
- a CDS encoding family 20 glycosylhydrolase, with protein sequence MNKFKLNTLAAITATFGLMGYANADTNNQQLVDQLSTLKVNYKLLDNRAADNGVDCAKLGADWASCNKVMITLTNTGDKIVGQDWAIYFHSIRQILAVDNSQFKITHLTGDLHKIEPTAKFTGFPANQVVEIPITGEYWQLFATDFMPRWYATAGDAKPKVLKNTDTEDINEYLTQFTGDQWKRTKDDHNVLMTPESRFVKNEAVKTLSAASLRGQIIPTPMEIKVHKQDVDLSKGVALDLSVLPKPAAEAARQRFELLGLKANSAGFPIKTVIQPAAFKGDLAVSGAYELKIGEKGAQVIGFDPTGVFYGLQSILSLVPTDGTKTIATLEAKDAPRFEYRGVFLDVGRNFKTKDAVLRLLDQMSAYKLNKFHFHLSDDEGWRIEIPGLPELTDVGSKRCHDLTENTCLLPQLGSGPDSNNMGSGHFTRDDYIEILKYAKARQIDVIPEIDMPAHARAAVVSMEARYNNLMKQGKEKEANEFRLLDPTDDSNTTSVQFYERKSYLNPCLDSSKRFVDKVIGEMAQMHKEAGMPLTTWHFGGDEAKNIRLGAGYQDKNGPIEAGKGIIDKSVEDKPWAKSQVCQDMVKQGKVQDVEHLSSYFAIEVSKLVNAHGIEKMQAWQDGLKDAKDAKAFATKRVGVNFWDTLFWGGADSINDWANKGYEVVASNPDYVYFDMPYEVNPNERGYYWATRFNDEAKVFSFAPDNMPQNAETSVDRDGNHFSAKSDKPWPGVHGISGQSWNETVRTDEQMEYMIFPRVLPLAERAWHRASWEQDYKAGREYKGGETHMVDTKALDTDWQRFANIMGQRELAKLDKAGVSYRLPVPGARVVAGQLEANISLPGLIIEYSTDGGKQWQKYDAKVQPTVSGEVMIRSTSPDGKRSSRAEPVKV encoded by the coding sequence ATGAATAAATTCAAATTAAATACTTTAGCGGCGATAACCGCAACCTTTGGCTTGATGGGATATGCCAATGCTGATACCAACAATCAACAACTTGTAGATCAACTCAGCACATTGAAAGTTAATTATAAATTGTTGGATAACCGTGCTGCTGACAATGGTGTTGATTGTGCCAAACTGGGTGCTGACTGGGCATCCTGTAATAAAGTCATGATTACTCTGACTAACACCGGGGATAAGATAGTCGGTCAGGACTGGGCCATTTATTTCCATAGCATCCGCCAGATTCTAGCAGTTGATAACAGCCAGTTTAAAATTACTCACCTGACGGGTGATCTACATAAAATTGAACCTACCGCCAAATTCACCGGATTCCCCGCCAATCAGGTGGTTGAAATCCCCATTACGGGTGAATACTGGCAGTTGTTTGCCACTGATTTTATGCCGCGCTGGTATGCCACTGCTGGCGATGCAAAACCAAAAGTACTGAAAAATACTGATACCGAAGATATCAATGAATATCTGACACAGTTTACTGGCGATCAGTGGAAACGCACCAAAGATGACCATAACGTGTTGATGACACCGGAATCACGTTTTGTGAAAAATGAAGCGGTTAAGACGTTATCTGCCGCTAGTTTGCGTGGGCAGATAATTCCCACGCCAATGGAGATTAAGGTTCACAAGCAGGATGTGGACCTGAGTAAAGGTGTTGCGCTGGATCTGAGTGTATTGCCAAAACCGGCCGCAGAGGCGGCCCGGCAACGCTTTGAATTACTGGGTCTGAAGGCCAATTCAGCTGGTTTCCCGATAAAAACCGTGATTCAACCGGCTGCTTTTAAGGGGGACTTAGCGGTTTCCGGTGCTTACGAGTTGAAAATTGGCGAGAAAGGGGCGCAGGTTATTGGTTTTGATCCGACAGGCGTGTTCTATGGCCTGCAATCTATCCTGTCATTGGTTCCGACTGACGGCACTAAGACTATTGCCACTCTTGAGGCGAAAGATGCGCCACGTTTCGAATACCGTGGTGTCTTCCTCGATGTTGGCCGTAACTTCAAAACCAAAGATGCGGTGCTGCGCTTACTCGATCAGATGTCAGCTTATAAGCTCAACAAATTCCACTTCCATCTGAGTGATGATGAAGGCTGGCGTATTGAAATCCCGGGCTTGCCGGAATTGACTGATGTTGGCAGCAAACGTTGTCACGATTTGACGGAAAATACCTGTTTGTTGCCGCAATTAGGCTCTGGCCCAGACAGCAATAATATGGGTAGCGGCCATTTCACTCGTGATGATTATATTGAGATTCTGAAATATGCCAAAGCACGCCAGATTGATGTGATCCCTGAAATCGACATGCCAGCACACGCCCGTGCAGCCGTAGTGTCGATGGAAGCCCGTTACAACAATCTGATGAAACAGGGCAAAGAAAAAGAAGCTAACGAATTCCGTCTACTTGACCCGACTGATGATTCCAACACCACGTCAGTTCAGTTCTATGAGCGTAAAAGCTATCTTAACCCATGCCTCGATTCCTCTAAGCGTTTTGTCGATAAAGTGATTGGCGAAATGGCGCAGATGCATAAAGAGGCCGGTATGCCGCTGACTACCTGGCACTTTGGTGGTGATGAGGCGAAAAACATTCGTTTGGGCGCGGGTTATCAGGACAAAAACGGCCCGATTGAAGCGGGCAAGGGCATTATTGATAAGAGTGTTGAAGATAAACCTTGGGCCAAATCACAGGTTTGTCAGGATATGGTCAAACAAGGCAAGGTGCAGGATGTTGAACATCTTTCCAGCTATTTTGCCATTGAAGTCAGCAAGCTGGTTAATGCGCACGGCATCGAGAAGATGCAGGCGTGGCAGGATGGGCTGAAAGATGCCAAAGACGCCAAAGCTTTTGCGACTAAACGTGTTGGAGTCAACTTCTGGGATACTCTCTTCTGGGGTGGGGCCGACTCAATTAATGATTGGGCTAATAAAGGCTATGAAGTGGTCGCATCGAATCCCGATTATGTCTACTTCGATATGCCATATGAAGTTAACCCGAATGAACGCGGTTACTACTGGGCAACCCGCTTTAATGACGAAGCAAAAGTATTCAGTTTCGCGCCAGACAACATGCCACAGAATGCCGAGACCTCGGTGGACCGCGATGGCAATCACTTCAGCGCCAAAAGTGATAAACCTTGGCCGGGTGTACATGGCATCTCAGGTCAGTCATGGAATGAAACCGTCCGTACTGATGAGCAGATGGAATACATGATCTTCCCTCGCGTGTTGCCATTGGCCGAGCGTGCCTGGCACCGCGCTTCGTGGGAGCAAGATTACAAAGCGGGCCGCGAATACAAAGGTGGTGAGACGCATATGGTTGACACCAAGGCGTTGGACACCGATTGGCAGCGCTTTGCCAATATCATGGGGCAGCGTGAGCTGGCGAAGCTGGATAAAGCCGGTGTGTCATATCGCTTACCAGTCCCAGGTGCTCGGGTTGTGGCAGGGCAGTTGGAAGCCAATATCTCACTGCCGGGCCTGATTATCGAGTATTCAACGGATGGCGGTAAGCAGTGGCAAAAGTATGATGCCAAGGTACAACCTACCGTGAGTGGTGAGGTGATGATTCGCTCCACCAGCCCAGATGGTAAACGTAGTAGTCGTGCTGAGCCGGTTAAAGTCTGA
- the chiQ gene encoding ChiQ/YbfN family lipoprotein yields MKKTLFIIATVLGLSACAPQTPVQPEDSKLKQAYSACINASEGSPERLIPCKAVLNVLKQEKAHQAFTEKETVRVLDYQRCIDAAHTGNGQAYDAQCGKLWQEIRSNNKPDK; encoded by the coding sequence ATGAAGAAAACACTTTTTATCATTGCCACTGTATTGGGACTAAGTGCCTGTGCACCACAAACCCCGGTTCAACCGGAAGATAGCAAACTCAAGCAAGCCTACAGCGCGTGCATCAATGCCAGCGAAGGTTCGCCAGAAAGATTGATACCCTGCAAGGCAGTGTTGAATGTGCTGAAACAAGAGAAAGCACATCAAGCTTTTACGGAGAAAGAGACCGTTCGAGTATTGGATTATCAGCGTTGTATTGACGCGGCACATACCGGTAATGGTCAAGCCTATGACGCACAATGCGGAAAGCTGTGGCAAGAAATACGCAGTAATAATAAGCCAGATAAATAA
- the chiP gene encoding chitoporin ChiP, which produces MVTHGAKRKTLALAVAGALLGTGFIVAPEAKAEGFIDDSSLTGGIYYWQRQRDRKDLTPGSAEYGKYVANLHHSTFNANLDFSSGYAADMFGIDLAAFGAVEMTNSGPAAPNEIGFSDAKTRWDEKWTGDKSGVSVYKAAAKFKLGDFWARGGYIQPTGQTLLAPHWSFMPGTYRGAEGGAKFDFDTAGALSMSYMWTDEYKAPWYQNMYNFRQADGKTGVSYLHSIGAKYDFKNKLVMEAAFGQAKDYMDQYFAKASYAFPVEGNDLRTSYQFYGAKDKVDGGASNVNDVYDGLAWLQALTLGYTTGPFDLRLEGTWAKADGNQGYFLQRMTPGYASSNGRLDVWWDSRSDFNANGEKALFGGVMYDLKNWNLAGWSVGTSYAYGWDAKPSTNPIYDQNTRLKESAWNFDVLYTLQEGRAKGTLFKLHYTMYDNHTNIPSFGGGFGNVFQDEKDVKFIVIAPFTIF; this is translated from the coding sequence ATGGTTACGCACGGTGCTAAACGTAAAACGCTGGCGCTCGCAGTCGCGGGTGCATTGTTAGGAACGGGGTTCATAGTAGCCCCTGAGGCCAAGGCTGAAGGTTTTATTGATGATTCGTCACTGACCGGTGGGATTTATTATTGGCAGCGTCAGCGTGACCGTAAAGATTTAACGCCAGGGAGTGCGGAGTACGGCAAGTATGTCGCCAACCTGCATCACTCGACTTTTAATGCCAATCTGGATTTCTCTTCCGGTTATGCGGCTGACATGTTTGGTATTGATCTGGCAGCTTTCGGCGCAGTTGAAATGACCAACAGTGGCCCGGCGGCTCCTAACGAAATTGGTTTCAGTGATGCTAAAACCCGTTGGGATGAGAAATGGACCGGTGATAAGAGTGGCGTCAGTGTTTATAAAGCGGCGGCCAAATTTAAGTTAGGCGATTTCTGGGCGCGTGGTGGTTATATCCAGCCAACAGGTCAGACACTGCTTGCCCCACACTGGAGCTTTATGCCAGGCACTTATCGGGGGGCTGAAGGTGGTGCAAAATTCGATTTTGATACGGCCGGTGCCTTGTCCATGTCTTACATGTGGACCGATGAATATAAAGCACCTTGGTATCAAAATATGTACAACTTCCGTCAGGCTGATGGCAAGACTGGCGTAAGTTACCTGCATTCAATCGGTGCTAAATACGACTTCAAAAACAAACTGGTGATGGAAGCGGCATTCGGCCAGGCGAAAGATTACATGGATCAGTATTTTGCCAAGGCTTCTTACGCCTTCCCGGTGGAGGGCAATGATCTTCGTACTTCTTATCAGTTCTACGGCGCAAAAGATAAAGTTGATGGCGGTGCCAGCAATGTGAACGACGTCTATGACGGATTAGCCTGGTTACAAGCGCTGACATTGGGCTACACCACCGGGCCATTTGACTTGCGCCTTGAAGGTACTTGGGCCAAAGCTGACGGTAACCAAGGTTACTTCCTGCAACGTATGACGCCAGGCTACGCGAGCTCTAATGGCCGTTTGGATGTTTGGTGGGATTCCCGCTCTGACTTCAACGCCAACGGCGAAAAAGCGCTGTTTGGTGGCGTAATGTATGACCTGAAAAACTGGAATCTGGCGGGCTGGTCAGTGGGAACCTCCTATGCATATGGCTGGGATGCAAAACCAAGTACTAACCCAATTTATGACCAGAATACGCGCCTGAAAGAATCAGCATGGAACTTTGACGTTCTCTACACCCTGCAAGAAGGCCGGGCGAAAGGCACGCTCTTCAAACTGCATTACACCATGTATGACAACCACACCAATATTCCAAGCTTTGGCGGCGGTTTCGGCAACGTATTCCAGGATGAAAAAGACGTTAAATTCATCGTGATTGCACCATTTACCATCTTCTGA
- the glnS gene encoding glutamine--tRNA ligase — protein MSEAEARPSNFIRQIIDEDLASGKHTSVHTRFPPEPNGYLHIGHAKSICLNFGIAQDYQGQCNLRFDDTNPVKEDVEFVESIKHDVEWLGFTWSGDVRYSSDYFDQLYQYAVELINKGLAYVDELTAEQMREYRGTLTAPGKNSPYRDRSVEENLALFEKMRAGGFAEGTACLRAKIDMASPFIVMRDPVLYRIKFAEHHQSGNKWCIYPMYDFTHCISDAIEGITHSLCTLEFQDNRRLYDWVLDNISIECHPRQYEFSRLNLEYAIMSKRKLNQLVTEKVVEGWDDPRMPTISGLRRRGYTAGSIREFCRRIGVTKQDNNVEMMSLESCIRDDLNEHAPRAMAVLDPIKVIIENRVAGEEWLTMPNHPNNPDMGTRQVPFDSELYIDRADFREEANKQYKRLVLGKEVRLRNAYVIKAERVEKDAEGNVTTLYCSYDAETLNKDPADGRKVKGVIHWVSVKHALPAEIRLYDRLFSVPNPAAAEDFLSTINPESLIIRQGFVEPGLAAAVPEKTYQFEREGYFCADSRYSRPDALVFNRTVGLRDTWAAKASN, from the coding sequence ATGAGTGAGGCAGAAGCCCGCCCGAGTAATTTTATCCGTCAGATAATTGACGAAGATTTAGCCAGCGGCAAGCACACGTCGGTTCATACCCGCTTTCCGCCAGAGCCAAATGGCTACCTGCATATTGGTCATGCAAAATCTATTTGCCTGAACTTTGGCATCGCACAAGATTATCAGGGTCAGTGTAATTTGCGTTTCGACGACACTAACCCGGTGAAAGAAGACGTCGAGTTCGTAGAGTCGATTAAACACGACGTAGAGTGGCTAGGCTTCACCTGGAGCGGTGATGTACGTTACTCCTCAGACTATTTCGATCAACTGTATCAGTACGCTGTAGAGCTGATTAATAAGGGCCTGGCGTATGTCGATGAGTTAACTGCTGAGCAGATGCGCGAATATCGTGGCACCCTGACGGCTCCGGGGAAAAACAGCCCGTACCGTGATCGCAGTGTGGAAGAGAATCTGGCGCTGTTTGAAAAGATGCGTGCCGGTGGTTTTGCTGAAGGTACAGCTTGTCTGCGTGCCAAAATCGATATGGCGTCACCGTTTATCGTGATGCGTGACCCCGTGCTGTATCGTATTAAGTTTGCCGAGCACCATCAGTCAGGTAACAAGTGGTGCATCTACCCGATGTATGACTTTACCCATTGTATTTCTGATGCGATCGAAGGGATCACCCATTCACTCTGTACGCTGGAGTTCCAGGATAACCGCCGCTTGTACGATTGGGTGCTGGATAATATCTCTATCGAATGCCATCCGCGCCAGTATGAATTCTCTCGCCTGAATCTAGAATACGCCATTATGTCTAAGCGTAAGCTGAATCAATTGGTGACCGAGAAAGTCGTGGAAGGTTGGGATGATCCACGTATGCCAACGATTTCTGGTTTGCGTCGCCGTGGTTACACCGCAGGTTCCATTCGTGAGTTCTGCCGCCGTATTGGGGTGACCAAGCAGGATAACAACGTTGAAATGATGTCACTGGAGTCTTGCATCCGTGATGACCTCAACGAACATGCCCCACGGGCCATGGCGGTTCTTGACCCAATCAAGGTGATTATTGAAAATCGGGTGGCCGGGGAAGAGTGGCTGACCATGCCAAATCACCCGAATAACCCGGATATGGGCACTCGTCAGGTTCCTTTCGATAGTGAGCTTTACATCGATCGCGCTGATTTTCGTGAAGAAGCCAATAAACAGTACAAGCGTTTGGTGCTAGGCAAAGAAGTACGTTTGCGTAATGCCTATGTTATCAAAGCTGAACGTGTCGAAAAGGACGCTGAAGGCAATGTGACTACACTTTATTGTAGTTATGACGCAGAAACTTTAAACAAAGACCCGGCTGATGGTCGTAAAGTTAAAGGGGTTATTCATTGGGTTTCTGTTAAACACGCATTGCCAGCAGAAATTCGTCTGTATGACCGTTTGTTTAGCGTACCAAACCCGGCTGCGGCGGAAGACTTCTTGTCTACCATCAATCCTGAGTCGTTGATTATCCGTCAGGGTTTTGTTGAGCCAGGTTTGGCTGCTGCGGTTCCAGAGAAAACCTATCAATTTGAACGTGAAGGTTATTTCTGTGCCGATAGCCGCTATTCACGTCCTGATGCCTTAGTATTTAACCGCACGGTAGGTCTGCGTGATACCTGGGCGGCGAAAGCGTCCAACTAA